A part of Arcobacter sp. F2176 genomic DNA contains:
- a CDS encoding superoxide dismutase, protein MKHELMKLPYEMDALQPLMSKETLEFHYGKHHQTYVNNLNNLIAGTKFEDLSLVEIVKDAEGGLFNNAAQVFNHDFFWNGLTPGGSTISGDVEAALVEAFGSVEEFKTQFTNKAVTHFGSGWAWLVKDSSGKLSIVSTSNAGTPLTDGLTPILTCDVWEHAYYIDTRNARPAYLENFWKLVNWDFVAQNLK, encoded by the coding sequence ATGAAACACGAATTAATGAAACTACCTTATGAAATGGATGCATTGCAACCATTAATGTCAAAAGAGACTTTAGAATTTCACTATGGAAAACATCATCAAACATATGTAAATAATTTAAATAATTTAATAGCTGGAACTAAATTTGAAGATTTATCTTTAGTTGAAATTGTAAAAGATGCTGAAGGTGGTCTTTTTAATAATGCTGCACAAGTATTTAATCATGACTTTTTTTGGAATGGTTTAACTCCTGGTGGATCTACTATCTCTGGTGATGTAGAAGCTGCTTTAGTTGAAGCCTTTGGATCAGTTGAAGAATTCAAAACTCAATTTACAAACAAAGCTGTAACTCATTTTGGTTCAGGGTGGGCTTGGTTAGTTAAAGATTCAAGTGGTAAATTATCAATTGTTTCTACTTCAAATGCAGGAACCCCATTAACTGATGGTTTAACTCCAATTCTTACCTGTGATGTGTGGGAACATGCATATTATATTGATACGAGAAATGCAAGACCTGCTTATTTAGAAAACTTCTGGAAACTAGTTAACTGGGATTTTGTAGCTCAAAATCTTAAATAA
- a CDS encoding FAD-binding oxidoreductase, protein MKNYDYVIIGAGIAGSCVAHFLKDEKTLLVDRFDDVAQFASGVAGGFLSPLLGKRNKFKDLVTTSLKFAVEFYKELDEDLIVQKGVLRVPKDDEDRVGFEEYKKHFDFECEEKDSGFFFKIGSQVFSYDMCKKLTNNIDKKFNYDVKHIKKIDNFYIINDEIKTKNLILTTGSDIKLIDEEYIKIRAVWGQRIDISTTSCIDFNYHKECSISTSHEKLDNKTYKVSIGATHHRFDNILEKDYKAFENPELANLANIGYTNKLYKNDTLELLNKANNIKTLNNVKVLKTYFGARASSFDYFPLVGSLIDSKSTLNMFPYLKNGTPVKSDRFIRYENLFILNGVGGRGFVLSPYLAKKLVDFIKKNDTLEDEITVDRLFKKWVRRIK, encoded by the coding sequence ATGAAAAATTATGATTATGTAATTATTGGAGCAGGGATTGCAGGATCTTGTGTGGCACATTTTTTAAAAGATGAGAAGACTCTTTTAGTAGATAGATTTGATGATGTTGCACAATTTGCTTCAGGAGTAGCTGGCGGATTTTTATCTCCTTTGCTTGGAAAGCGAAATAAGTTTAAGGATTTAGTTACTACATCTTTAAAGTTTGCAGTTGAGTTTTATAAAGAATTAGATGAAGATTTGATTGTGCAAAAAGGTGTTTTAAGAGTTCCAAAAGATGATGAAGATAGGGTAGGTTTTGAAGAGTACAAAAAGCACTTTGATTTTGAATGTGAAGAGAAAGATAGTGGCTTTTTTTTCAAAATAGGCTCACAAGTATTTTCTTATGATATGTGTAAAAAACTCACAAACAATATTGATAAAAAATTTAATTATGATGTAAAACATATAAAAAAAATAGATAATTTTTATATTATTAATGATGAAATTAAGACAAAAAATCTTATTTTAACCACTGGTTCTGACATAAAATTAATAGATGAAGAGTATATAAAAATAAGAGCTGTATGGGGACAAAGAATTGATATTTCTACTACAAGTTGTATAGATTTTAACTACCATAAAGAGTGTTCAATATCAACTTCTCATGAAAAGCTAGATAATAAAACTTATAAAGTCTCAATAGGTGCTACACACCATAGGTTTGATAATATTTTAGAAAAGGATTATAAGGCTTTTGAAAATCCAGAATTAGCGAATTTGGCTAATATTGGTTATACAAATAAATTATACAAAAATGATACATTAGAACTTTTAAATAAAGCTAATAATATAAAAACTTTAAATAATGTAAAAGTACTCAAAACTTACTTTGGAGCAAGAGCTAGTAGCTTTGATTATTTTCCATTAGTAGGAAGTTTGATTGATTCTAAATCTACATTAAATATGTTTCCATATTTAAAAAATGGAACGCCTGTAAAAAGTGATAGATTTATAAGATATGAAAACCTTTTTATATTAAATGGTGTAGGAGGAAGAGGTTTTGTCTTATCTCCATATTTAGCAAAAAAACTTGTAGATTTTATTAAAAAAAATGACACTTTAGAAGATGAAATTACAGTAGATAGATTATTTAAAAAATGGGTTAGAAGAATAAAATGA
- a CDS encoding heat shock protein transcriptional repressor HspR, which yields METNSYTEPVYLISVVAQILEIHPQTLRQYEREGLITPSRTNGKIRLYSQKDIDHIKYVLRLTRELGINLAGVDLILQLNKKIKNLEEDVQKYKTQLKQIDKFGVVPSSKALVIKKSSYDIVIFEE from the coding sequence ATGGAAACAAACTCATACACAGAACCTGTATATTTAATCTCAGTTGTTGCACAGATTCTAGAAATCCATCCACAAACTTTAAGGCAATATGAAAGAGAGGGGTTAATAACCCCCTCTAGAACAAATGGTAAAATTCGTTTATACTCTCAAAAGGATATTGACCATATAAAATATGTATTAAGGCTTACTAGAGAATTAGGAATAAATCTTGCGGGAGTTGATTTAATACTTCAGTTAAATAAAAAAATAAAAAATTTAGAAGAAGATGTTCAAAAATATAAAACACAATTAAAACAAATAGATAAATTTGGAGTTGTCCCATCATCAAAAGCTTTAGTAATTAAAAAAAGCTCTTATGATATAGTGATTTTTGAAGAGTAG
- a CDS encoding DnaJ C-terminal domain-containing protein: MAKSLYETLEVSDSASSDEIKKAYRKLARKYHPDVNKDKDAEEKFKEINAAYEVLSDKQKKQQYDHHGDSMFGGQNFHDFARGQGGNVDLDEILRQMFGGSSGFGGSGFGNQGFGGQGFGGYSEPDLDMSAQITIAFDVSILGGKQQVSFNNESFDIKIPEGIRDGQKIRAKGKGKSYNGKRGDLIIKINVAPSPEYTLEADTLTKYFDVPLKTALFGGKIEIKTIHKTITLKVPENTKQYQRFRVKELGILNRKTGIKGDLYLKANILLPKVEDLDENLVNLLKEKLPETI; this comes from the coding sequence ATGGCAAAAAGTTTATATGAAACTTTAGAGGTGAGTGATAGTGCCTCAAGTGATGAAATAAAAAAAGCATACAGAAAATTAGCAAGAAAATATCACCCTGATGTAAACAAAGATAAAGATGCAGAAGAAAAATTTAAAGAAATTAATGCAGCTTATGAAGTTTTATCAGATAAACAAAAAAAACAACAATATGATCACCATGGTGATTCTATGTTTGGAGGACAAAACTTCCATGACTTTGCAAGAGGTCAAGGTGGGAATGTCGATTTAGATGAGATTTTAAGACAAATGTTTGGTGGCTCTAGTGGCTTTGGAGGAAGTGGTTTTGGAAACCAAGGTTTTGGGGGACAAGGTTTTGGCGGTTATAGTGAGCCAGATTTAGATATGAGTGCTCAAATAACTATTGCCTTTGATGTTTCTATTCTTGGAGGGAAACAACAAGTATCTTTCAATAATGAATCTTTTGATATTAAAATACCTGAAGGTATTAGAGATGGACAAAAGATAAGAGCAAAAGGAAAAGGAAAATCATACAATGGGAAAAGAGGTGATTTAATTATAAAAATCAATGTTGCACCTAGCCCTGAATATACTCTTGAAGCAGATACCTTAACAAAATATTTTGATGTACCACTAAAAACAGCTCTTTTTGGTGGAAAGATAGAAATAAAAACAATACATAAAACTATAACTTTAAAAGTCCCAGAAAACACTAAACAATACCAAAGATTTAGAGTTAAAGAATTGGGAATTTTAAATAGAAAAACTGGAATAAAAGGTGATTTATATCTAAAAGCAAATATTCTTTTACCAAAAGTTGAAGATTTAGATGAAAATTTAGTTAATTTATTAAAAGAGAAACTACCAGAAACTATTTAA
- a CDS encoding ADP-ribosylglycohydrolase family protein has protein sequence MNNVTKQDSIRGAFFASIVADALCLGSHYEYDAKKIYKAYGEKPIEKFMSPGEMMGGMTHGIGWGEQNYHPGKKAGGTTDYGDNNILILEYLAKIANPVQDFDVSAIIPHWMNRLENSWGSWICTMSRETYAQVKRGVRVEDLGGYSNATAIRHVAAHAYYDDEEVLVDVAKKAMFTHKESHALGGAEFFARVTNRVINGTEPRVAIEEVGKLMGGFYQDKVNQAIAKYEEESNPQSDLSKEQFSDDLALTSMARLWDVGRSEPIKVGKASPTEGTMPGSIYFILKYANKEDGLKKALQANAMVGGDNASRGIMIGMVLGAYFGVNAIPKEWKDTLDQWDYCEELLNKLPLLQ, from the coding sequence ATGAACAATGTCACAAAACAAGACTCTATCCGAGGTGCTTTTTTTGCATCAATTGTTGCAGATGCTTTATGTTTGGGTAGTCATTATGAATATGATGCAAAAAAAATATATAAAGCATATGGTGAAAAACCCATAGAGAAATTTATGAGTCCTGGTGAAATGATGGGTGGAATGACCCATGGAATAGGTTGGGGTGAACAAAACTATCATCCTGGTAAAAAAGCTGGTGGAACAACTGATTATGGGGACAATAATATTTTAATACTAGAGTATTTAGCAAAAATAGCAAATCCTGTCCAAGATTTTGATGTGTCAGCTATTATTCCTCATTGGATGAATAGATTAGAAAATAGTTGGGGTTCTTGGATTTGTACTATGAGTAGAGAGACTTATGCTCAAGTAAAAAGAGGTGTTAGAGTTGAAGACTTAGGTGGATATTCAAATGCAACAGCCATAAGACACGTGGCAGCTCATGCTTACTATGATGATGAAGAGGTCTTAGTAGATGTGGCAAAAAAAGCTATGTTTACCCATAAAGAATCTCATGCTTTAGGTGGGGCAGAATTTTTTGCTAGAGTTACAAATCGAGTAATAAACGGAACTGAGCCAAGAGTTGCCATCGAAGAAGTTGGAAAACTTATGGGTGGATTTTATCAAGATAAAGTAAATCAAGCAATTGCAAAATATGAAGAGGAATCAAATCCCCAATCTGATTTATCAAAAGAGCAGTTTAGTGATGATTTAGCACTTACCTCAATGGCAAGACTTTGGGATGTGGGGAGAAGTGAACCTATAAAAGTAGGGAAAGCTAGCCCAACTGAGGGGACTATGCCTGGAAGTATTTATTTTATCTTGAAATATGCCAACAAAGAAGATGGTCTTAAAAAAGCACTTCAAGCCAATGCCATGGTTGGTGGGGATAATGCTTCTAGGGGTATTATGATCGGTATGGTACTTGGTGCTTATTTTGGAGTAAATGCTATTCCAAAAGAGTGGAAAGATACTTTAGACCAGTGGGATTATTGTGAAGAGTTATTAAATAAACTACCACTTTTACAATAA
- a CDS encoding STAS/SEC14 domain-containing protein, whose amino-acid sequence MKTKKHELTVGIQKVDSSFFLTIKAIGTLTHEDYKTITPMIDSAVEGITNPRIRAIVDCTELDGWELEAAWDDLKLGLKHGNEFEKIAIINSKTWIKVGSKIAAWFIQGEVKNFENEIEAFEWLNE is encoded by the coding sequence ATGAAAACTAAAAAACATGAACTCACAGTTGGTATACAAAAAGTAGATAGTAGTTTTTTCCTTACTATAAAAGCAATAGGTACACTTACCCATGAAGATTATAAAACAATAACTCCTATGATTGATTCTGCAGTTGAAGGTATTACAAATCCTAGGATTAGAGCTATTGTTGATTGTACGGAGCTTGATGGCTGGGAACTTGAAGCTGCTTGGGATGATTTAAAACTTGGACTTAAACATGGAAATGAGTTTGAAAAAATTGCCATAATCAATAGTAAAACTTGGATAAAAGTTGGTTCTAAAATAGCAGCTTGGTTTATACAAGGGGAAGTAAAAAACTTCGAAAATGAAATAGAAGCTTTTGAATGGTTAAATGAATAA